The stretch of DNA TCGGCGAGGACTATCTTCCTGTCAGCCAGACAGAGTTCGCGCAGGACGCGACCTTCGGATACAGGACGTCACGCCTGAGTGAGTGGGTGGAGGAGAAGACGAAGACAGCAGTCACCGCCAACACGGTCTCCACACCCAGCCTCACCGACGTGAGAACCGACCCCGAGAGACTTGCCAGCTACCTGTCGGCTCTATCCGACCGTCAGGTGATCGCTCCGGACATCGCATCGGAAGAGGACCTGCGCGCACTGAGTCTGGCTCTCATCCGAACCGAGGACCAGGGACAGCACTTCATCTACCGGGTGGGCCCGCCCTTCATGCGCACACGTATCGGCCAAGAGCCTCGAACTCCGCTGACGCCACAGGACGTCATGCGCATCCGGGACACCTCCGGAACACCGCAGCGCCCCGCCGTGCCCGGCGGTCTGGTCGTCGTCGGGTCTCACGTGGCTCTCACCACCAGCCAGCTCGACGACCTTCGCTCCCACGTGGAACTCGCTCGATTCGAGATCGACGTCGCCACGGTCATCGACCCGGGCACCCGCGAGAAGCACATCCAGGCGGTCGTCAGCGAGGTGGTCGCCGCCCTACGGCAGGGCTCCGTCATCATCAACACCTCCCGCCGTCTTGTGGTGGGCGCGGGTGCCGATGAGTCCCTGGACATCTCTCGCCGCGTGTCCGACGCCGTCGTTGAAACGGTCCACAGGATCGTGGAGCAGGTGGTGCCGCGTTTCGTCGTCGCCAAGGGGGGAATCACGTCGTCGGACGTGGCGGCCCGCGGCCTCGATATCCGCCACGCCCGCTGCATCGGTCCGATGCTGCCGGGTATCGTCTCCCTGTGGGCGGCTCAGGACGGCCTGGCGCAAGGCGTTCCCTATATCGTCTTCCCCGGCAACGTGGGCACGTCCACCTCGTTGACCGAGGTAGTTCGTACCCTTGAGAGATAGCCGCTACCGACGATGACGCTCCTGAACCAGCGCAAGGCAGACCCGGAAATGAACCGCTCGTTGCCGGAGCAGGCCGAGTCAGCGGCGCGCCCCCGGAACCAGGGCTCCGTCATCCAGTCTGTCGACCGAGCTCTTGATGTCCTCGAAGAGCTGGCCAAG from Actinomyces sp. Marseille-P3109 encodes:
- a CDS encoding four-carbon acid sugar kinase family protein — protein: MPTYEELLALYPPSPSVTADDVRTAIKARQHPDPVFIVLDDDPTGTQSVTDLPVLMAWDVEDFQWALAEQAPAIYVMTNSRSLDPHEARRITIEAVTNALSAAQDLDVTLAFATRSDSTLRGHFPLEPDTIAEVLASSGQDVDGVVLVPAFPEAGRITVGGTHYARIGEDYLPVSQTEFAQDATFGYRTSRLSEWVEEKTKTAVTANTVSTPSLTDVRTDPERLASYLSALSDRQVIAPDIASEEDLRALSLALIRTEDQGQHFIYRVGPPFMRTRIGQEPRTPLTPQDVMRIRDTSGTPQRPAVPGGLVVVGSHVALTTSQLDDLRSHVELARFEIDVATVIDPGTREKHIQAVVSEVVAALRQGSVIINTSRRLVVGAGADESLDISRRVSDAVVETVHRIVEQVVPRFVVAKGGITSSDVAARGLDIRHARCIGPMLPGIVSLWAAQDGLAQGVPYIVFPGNVGTSTSLTEVVRTLER